A genome region from Eurosta solidaginis isolate ZX-2024a chromosome 2, ASM4086904v1, whole genome shotgun sequence includes the following:
- the LOC137240216 gene encoding uncharacterized protein isoform X1: MESQRGEGGEKSLTMVDRHTKKQAYTLEKVKYISSGSRIFTLACLGPRYFCVSERVLYQMLILMQLRQMCGTPPPKALSAVDEFASNYIATNPHVVDVAQHSEPFPSSSNAINNNFNNSSSSSTNQTHNKFIDLLPSNSDSANADFIDVAQHSASFHSSLNTTSTVLNNAATSLTNEGTFPTTNENIMAILQTILQKNIDLEFRLTKIEEKLPELAEVMAIYKVMRDSKVLIKKTHKIVCRISGETENDTHTELSIVMPLTSLDSVYDIEKKLDSDDYQESMKSYIFMLKGALSDIIGVMRKLFSDNVLFNFNWDGVQGKRSLSKLKLVNSVFFDVFKQGRINFEDSMRLCLTLSHNRHKQRRYLINKSSSATA, encoded by the exons ATGGAATCTCAACGTGGAGAAGGAGGTGAAAAGTCCTTGACTATGGTGGACAGACACACAAAAAA gCAAGCATATACTTTGGAAAAGGTTAAGTATATCAGCAGTGGAAGCAGAATTTTTACGCTCGCGTGTTTGGGTCCGCGCTATTTTTGTGTTTCTGAACGTGTCCTATATCAG ATGCTGATTTTAATGCAGTTGCGACAGATGTGTGGGACACCACCTCCGAAAGCTCTTTCTGCCGTCGATGAATTTGCTTCGAATTATATTGCAACAAACCCCCATGTCGTggatgtagcacaacacagcgaACCGTTTCCATCTAGCTCAAACGCTATAAACAACAATTTCAATAATTCGTCCAGCTCTAGTACCAACCAAACAcacaacaaatttattgatttacttCCCTCCAATTCCGATTCAGCAAACGCCGATTTCAtcgatgtagcacaacacagcgcgTCCTTTCACTCTTCCTTAAATACAACGAGTACCGTTTTGAATAATGCGGCTACTTCCTTAACCAACGAAGGAACATTCCCTACAACAAACGAAAATATAATGGCAatactacaaacaatattacagaagaatatcgacctggaatttagattgactaagattgaagaaaag CTTCCAGAATTGGCAGAAGTCATGGCTATCTATAAGGTCATGCGTGACTCAAAAGTTCTGattaagaaaacgcacaaaatagtttgccgtatcagcggagaaacggaaaatgatactcacactgagctctctatcgttatgccactaacatcgctggattcagtttatgacattgagaaaaagttggactcagatgattatcaagaatcaatg aaatcatATATCTTTATGCTGAAAGGTGCATTATCAGACATTATTGGAGTAATGAGAAAACTTTTCTCTGACaacgttcttttcaattttaactgggacggagtacagggcaaacgatctttatctaaactgaaactcgtgaacagcgtattttttg ACGTTTTCAAACAAGGCAGGATCAACTTCGAAGACAGCATGAGACTGTGTTTAACGCTGAGCCACAACCGGCATAAACAAAGGCGGTATCTGATCAATAAATCCAGCTCTGCAACAGCATAA
- the LOC137240216 gene encoding uncharacterized protein isoform X4, with protein MLILMQLRQMCGTPPPKALSAVDEFASNYIATNPHVVDVAQHSEPFPSSSNAINNNFNNSSSSSTNQTHNKFIDLLPSNSDSANADFIDVAQHSASFHSSLNTTSTVLNNAATSLTNEGTFPTTNENIMAILQTILQKNIDLEFRLTKIEEKLPELAEVMAIYKVMRDSKVLIKKTHKIVCRISGETENDTHTELSIVMPLTSLDSVYDIEKKLDSDDYQESMKSYIFMLKGALSDIIGVMRKLFSDNVLFNFNWDGVQGKRSLSKLKLVNSVFFDVFKQGRINFEDSMRLCLTLSHNRHKQRRYLINKSSSATA; from the exons ATGCTGATTTTAATGCAGTTGCGACAGATGTGTGGGACACCACCTCCGAAAGCTCTTTCTGCCGTCGATGAATTTGCTTCGAATTATATTGCAACAAACCCCCATGTCGTggatgtagcacaacacagcgaACCGTTTCCATCTAGCTCAAACGCTATAAACAACAATTTCAATAATTCGTCCAGCTCTAGTACCAACCAAACAcacaacaaatttattgatttacttCCCTCCAATTCCGATTCAGCAAACGCCGATTTCAtcgatgtagcacaacacagcgcgTCCTTTCACTCTTCCTTAAATACAACGAGTACCGTTTTGAATAATGCGGCTACTTCCTTAACCAACGAAGGAACATTCCCTACAACAAACGAAAATATAATGGCAatactacaaacaatattacagaagaatatcgacctggaatttagattgactaagattgaagaaaag CTTCCAGAATTGGCAGAAGTCATGGCTATCTATAAGGTCATGCGTGACTCAAAAGTTCTGattaagaaaacgcacaaaatagtttgccgtatcagcggagaaacggaaaatgatactcacactgagctctctatcgttatgccactaacatcgctggattcagtttatgacattgagaaaaagttggactcagatgattatcaagaatcaatg aaatcatATATCTTTATGCTGAAAGGTGCATTATCAGACATTATTGGAGTAATGAGAAAACTTTTCTCTGACaacgttcttttcaattttaactgggacggagtacagggcaaacgatctttatctaaactgaaactcgtgaacagcgtattttttg ACGTTTTCAAACAAGGCAGGATCAACTTCGAAGACAGCATGAGACTGTGTTTAACGCTGAGCCACAACCGGCATAAACAAAGGCGGTATCTGATCAATAAATCCAGCTCTGCAACAGCATAA
- the LOC137240216 gene encoding uncharacterized protein isoform X3, with translation MCKLQAYTLEKVKYISSGSRIFTLACLGPRYFCVSERVLYQMLILMQLRQMCGTPPPKALSAVDEFASNYIATNPHVVDVAQHSEPFPSSSNAINNNFNNSSSSSTNQTHNKFIDLLPSNSDSANADFIDVAQHSASFHSSLNTTSTVLNNAATSLTNEGTFPTTNENIMAILQTILQKNIDLEFRLTKIEEKLPELAEVMAIYKVMRDSKVLIKKTHKIVCRISGETENDTHTELSIVMPLTSLDSVYDIEKKLDSDDYQESMKSYIFMLKGALSDIIGVMRKLFSDNVLFNFNWDGVQGKRSLSKLKLVNSVFFDVFKQGRINFEDSMRLCLTLSHNRHKQRRYLINKSSSATA, from the exons atgtgtaaatt gCAAGCATATACTTTGGAAAAGGTTAAGTATATCAGCAGTGGAAGCAGAATTTTTACGCTCGCGTGTTTGGGTCCGCGCTATTTTTGTGTTTCTGAACGTGTCCTATATCAG ATGCTGATTTTAATGCAGTTGCGACAGATGTGTGGGACACCACCTCCGAAAGCTCTTTCTGCCGTCGATGAATTTGCTTCGAATTATATTGCAACAAACCCCCATGTCGTggatgtagcacaacacagcgaACCGTTTCCATCTAGCTCAAACGCTATAAACAACAATTTCAATAATTCGTCCAGCTCTAGTACCAACCAAACAcacaacaaatttattgatttacttCCCTCCAATTCCGATTCAGCAAACGCCGATTTCAtcgatgtagcacaacacagcgcgTCCTTTCACTCTTCCTTAAATACAACGAGTACCGTTTTGAATAATGCGGCTACTTCCTTAACCAACGAAGGAACATTCCCTACAACAAACGAAAATATAATGGCAatactacaaacaatattacagaagaatatcgacctggaatttagattgactaagattgaagaaaag CTTCCAGAATTGGCAGAAGTCATGGCTATCTATAAGGTCATGCGTGACTCAAAAGTTCTGattaagaaaacgcacaaaatagtttgccgtatcagcggagaaacggaaaatgatactcacactgagctctctatcgttatgccactaacatcgctggattcagtttatgacattgagaaaaagttggactcagatgattatcaagaatcaatg aaatcatATATCTTTATGCTGAAAGGTGCATTATCAGACATTATTGGAGTAATGAGAAAACTTTTCTCTGACaacgttcttttcaattttaactgggacggagtacagggcaaacgatctttatctaaactgaaactcgtgaacagcgtattttttg ACGTTTTCAAACAAGGCAGGATCAACTTCGAAGACAGCATGAGACTGTGTTTAACGCTGAGCCACAACCGGCATAAACAAAGGCGGTATCTGATCAATAAATCCAGCTCTGCAACAGCATAA
- the LOC137240217 gene encoding protein transport protein Sec24C-like isoform X5: MLTNLAFPQGIVLSRTYYFYRDSKIRHFCVQKNPPFLIQQRQQNISWWKIFSIFRVLSEPPASVTGKYQQPQQYDQAQRRLDPDQIPNPMSVIIENQKNAGGAFITNEQGLLPPLVTTKYVVEDQGNFSPRYVRSSLYCIPATADLLKTTALSSTLAVSPMARTADGEYVNFGVLGAIRCNRCKAHMQLVDAGRRFQCLMCKVTTDVPTAYFQHLGHTGQRVDKYERPELVLGT, from the exons atgttgacaaatttagctttcccacaaggtatcgtgctctctcgcacctattatttttatagggatagcaaaatacgtcatttttgcgtgcaaaaaaatccgccatttctaattcagcagagacagcaaaacatttcgtggtggaaaattttttcaattttcagagTTTTAAGT gaACCACCTGCatctgttactggtaaatatcaacagccgcaacagtatgatcaagcccaacgccgtttagatcccgatcagataccAAATCCGAtgagcgttatcattgaaaatcaaaaaaacgctggtggtgcttttattactaatgaacagggtttattaccaccattggtgaccacaaaatatgtggtagaagatcagggtaacttctcgccacgttacgttag gtcgtctttgtattgcatacctgcaacagctgatttattaaaaacaacagctttgtccagtACACTtgccgtctcaccaatggcacgcacggctGATGGTGAATATGTAAATTTTGGTgtattgggtgcaattagatgtaatcgttgcaaggctcatatgcaacttgtagatgctggtcgtcgtttccaatgtctaatgtgtaaagtaacaacagatg tgccaactgcatatttccaacatttgggccacaccggacagcgtgtcgataaatatgaacgtcctgaacttgtattgggtacatga
- the LOC137240217 gene encoding protein transport protein Sec24C-like isoform X4 translates to MLTNLAFPQGIVLSRTYYFYRDSKIRHFCVQKNPPFLIQQRQQNISWWKIFSIFRVLSNSQLYSTMPRIMIKGGMWRNTEEPPASVTGKYQQPQQYDQAQRRLDPDQIPNPMSVIIENQKNAGGAFITNEQGLLPPLVTTKYVVEDQGNFSPRYVRSSLYCIPATADLLKTTALSSTLAVSPMARTADGEYVNFGVLGAIRCNRCKAHMQLVDAGRRFQCLMCKVTTDVPTAYFQHLGHTGQRVDKYERPELVLGT, encoded by the exons atgttgacaaatttagctttcccacaaggtatcgtgctctctcgcacctattatttttatagggatagcaaaatacgtcatttttgcgtgcaaaaaaatccgccatttctaattcagcagagacagcaaaacatttcgtggtggaaaattttttcaattttcagagTTTTAAGT aattcacaattatatagcaccatgccgcgaattatgataaaaggtggtaTGTGGAGAAatactgag gaACCACCTGCatctgttactggtaaatatcaacagccgcaacagtatgatcaagcccaacgccgtttagatcccgatcagataccAAATCCGAtgagcgttatcattgaaaatcaaaaaaacgctggtggtgcttttattactaatgaacagggtttattaccaccattggtgaccacaaaatatgtggtagaagatcagggtaacttctcgccacgttacgttag gtcgtctttgtattgcatacctgcaacagctgatttattaaaaacaacagctttgtccagtACACTtgccgtctcaccaatggcacgcacggctGATGGTGAATATGTAAATTTTGGTgtattgggtgcaattagatgtaatcgttgcaaggctcatatgcaacttgtagatgctggtcgtcgtttccaatgtctaatgtgtaaagtaacaacagatg tgccaactgcatatttccaacatttgggccacaccggacagcgtgtcgataaatatgaacgtcctgaacttgtattgggtacatga
- the LOC137240217 gene encoding protein transport protein Sec24C-like isoform X3: MLTNLAFPQGIVLSRTYYFYRDSKIRHFCVQKNPPFLIQQRQQNISWWKIFSIFRVLSDEILKAAVMKYGKNQRSRIASLLHRKSAKQCKARWYEWLDPSIKKTEWSREEDEKEPPASVTGKYQQPQQYDQAQRRLDPDQIPNPMSVIIENQKNAGGAFITNEQGLLPPLVTTKYVVEDQGNFSPRYVRSSLYCIPATADLLKTTALSSTLAVSPMARTADGEYVNFGVLGAIRCNRCKAHMQLVDAGRRFQCLMCKVTTDVPTAYFQHLGHTGQRVDKYERPELVLGT; encoded by the exons atgttgacaaatttagctttcccacaaggtatcgtgctctctcgcacctattatttttatagggatagcaaaatacgtcatttttgcgtgcaaaaaaatccgccatttctaattcagcagagacagcaaaacatttcgtggtggaaaattttttcaattttcagagTTTTAAGT gatgaaatcctcaaagcagctgtaatgaaatatggcaaaaaccagcggtcacgtattgcatcactgctgcaccgcaaatctgccaagcaatgtaaggcacgctggtacgaatggcttgatcctagcataaagaagacagaatggtcacgggaggaggatgaaaag gaACCACCTGCatctgttactggtaaatatcaacagccgcaacagtatgatcaagcccaacgccgtttagatcccgatcagataccAAATCCGAtgagcgttatcattgaaaatcaaaaaaacgctggtggtgcttttattactaatgaacagggtttattaccaccattggtgaccacaaaatatgtggtagaagatcagggtaacttctcgccacgttacgttag gtcgtctttgtattgcatacctgcaacagctgatttattaaaaacaacagctttgtccagtACACTtgccgtctcaccaatggcacgcacggctGATGGTGAATATGTAAATTTTGGTgtattgggtgcaattagatgtaatcgttgcaaggctcatatgcaacttgtagatgctggtcgtcgtttccaatgtctaatgtgtaaagtaacaacagatg tgccaactgcatatttccaacatttgggccacaccggacagcgtgtcgataaatatgaacgtcctgaacttgtattgggtacatga
- the LOC137240217 gene encoding protein transport protein Sec24C-like isoform X1, giving the protein MPRIMIKGGMWRNTEDEILKAAVMKYGKNQRSRIASLLHRKSAKQCKARWYEWLDPSIKKTEWSREEDEKEPPASVTGKYQQPQQYDQAQRRLDPDQIPNPMSVIIENQKNAGGAFITNEQGLLPPLVTTKYVVEDQGNFSPRYVRSSLYCIPATADLLKTTALSSTLAVSPMARTADGEYVNFGVLGAIRCNRCKAHMQLVDAGRRFQCLMCKVTTDVPTAYFQHLGHTGQRVDKYERPELVLGT; this is encoded by the exons atgccgcgaattatgataaaaggtggtaTGTGGAGAAatactgag gatgaaatcctcaaagcagctgtaatgaaatatggcaaaaaccagcggtcacgtattgcatcactgctgcaccgcaaatctgccaagcaatgtaaggcacgctggtacgaatggcttgatcctagcataaagaagacagaatggtcacgggaggaggatgaaaag gaACCACCTGCatctgttactggtaaatatcaacagccgcaacagtatgatcaagcccaacgccgtttagatcccgatcagataccAAATCCGAtgagcgttatcattgaaaatcaaaaaaacgctggtggtgcttttattactaatgaacagggtttattaccaccattggtgaccacaaaatatgtggtagaagatcagggtaacttctcgccacgttacgttag gtcgtctttgtattgcatacctgcaacagctgatttattaaaaacaacagctttgtccagtACACTtgccgtctcaccaatggcacgcacggctGATGGTGAATATGTAAATTTTGGTgtattgggtgcaattagatgtaatcgttgcaaggctcatatgcaacttgtagatgctggtcgtcgtttccaatgtctaatgtgtaaagtaacaacagatg tgccaactgcatatttccaacatttgggccacaccggacagcgtgtcgataaatatgaacgtcctgaacttgtattgggtacatga
- the LOC137240217 gene encoding protein transport protein Sec24C-like isoform X7, with amino-acid sequence MPRIMIKGGMWRNTEEPPASVTGKYQQPQQYDQAQRRLDPDQIPNPMSVIIENQKNAGGAFITNEQGLLPPLVTTKYVVEDQGNFSPRYVRSSLYCIPATADLLKTTALSSTLAVSPMARTADGEYVNFGVLGAIRCNRCKAHMQLVDAGRRFQCLMCKVTTDVPTAYFQHLGHTGQRVDKYERPELVLGT; translated from the exons atgccgcgaattatgataaaaggtggtaTGTGGAGAAatactgag gaACCACCTGCatctgttactggtaaatatcaacagccgcaacagtatgatcaagcccaacgccgtttagatcccgatcagataccAAATCCGAtgagcgttatcattgaaaatcaaaaaaacgctggtggtgcttttattactaatgaacagggtttattaccaccattggtgaccacaaaatatgtggtagaagatcagggtaacttctcgccacgttacgttag gtcgtctttgtattgcatacctgcaacagctgatttattaaaaacaacagctttgtccagtACACTtgccgtctcaccaatggcacgcacggctGATGGTGAATATGTAAATTTTGGTgtattgggtgcaattagatgtaatcgttgcaaggctcatatgcaacttgtagatgctggtcgtcgtttccaatgtctaatgtgtaaagtaacaacagatg tgccaactgcatatttccaacatttgggccacaccggacagcgtgtcgataaatatgaacgtcctgaacttgtattgggtacatga
- the LOC137240217 gene encoding protein transport protein Sec24C-like isoform X2 produces the protein MPRIMIKGGMWRNTEDEILKAAVMKYGKNQRSRIASLLHRKSAKQCKARWYEWLDPSIKKTEWSREEDEKEPPASVTGKYQQPQQYDQAQRRLDPDQIPNPMSVIIENQKNAGGAFITNEQGLLPPLVTTKYVVEDQGNFSPRYVRSSLYCIPATADLLKTTALSSTLAVSPMARTADGEYVNFGVLGAIRCNRCKAHMQLVDAGRRFQCLMLPTAYFQHLGHTGQRVDKYERPELVLGT, from the exons atgccgcgaattatgataaaaggtggtaTGTGGAGAAatactgag gatgaaatcctcaaagcagctgtaatgaaatatggcaaaaaccagcggtcacgtattgcatcactgctgcaccgcaaatctgccaagcaatgtaaggcacgctggtacgaatggcttgatcctagcataaagaagacagaatggtcacgggaggaggatgaaaag gaACCACCTGCatctgttactggtaaatatcaacagccgcaacagtatgatcaagcccaacgccgtttagatcccgatcagataccAAATCCGAtgagcgttatcattgaaaatcaaaaaaacgctggtggtgcttttattactaatgaacagggtttattaccaccattggtgaccacaaaatatgtggtagaagatcagggtaacttctcgccacgttacgttag gtcgtctttgtattgcatacctgcaacagctgatttattaaaaacaacagctttgtccagtACACTtgccgtctcaccaatggcacgcacggctGATGGTGAATATGTAAATTTTGGTgtattgggtgcaattagatgtaatcgttgcaaggctcatatgcaacttgtagatgctggtcgtcgtttccaatgtctaatgt tgccaactgcatatttccaacatttgggccacaccggacagcgtgtcgataaatatgaacgtcctgaacttgtattgggtacatga
- the LOC137240217 gene encoding protein transport protein Sec24C-like isoform X6, whose product MAKTSGHVLHHCCTANLPSNEPPASVTGKYQQPQQYDQAQRRLDPDQIPNPMSVIIENQKNAGGAFITNEQGLLPPLVTTKYVVEDQGNFSPRYVRSSLYCIPATADLLKTTALSSTLAVSPMARTADGEYVNFGVLGAIRCNRCKAHMQLVDAGRRFQCLMCKVTTDVPTAYFQHLGHTGQRVDKYERPELVLGT is encoded by the exons atggcaaaaaccagcggtcacgtattgcatcactgctgcaccgcaaatctgccaagcaat gaACCACCTGCatctgttactggtaaatatcaacagccgcaacagtatgatcaagcccaacgccgtttagatcccgatcagataccAAATCCGAtgagcgttatcattgaaaatcaaaaaaacgctggtggtgcttttattactaatgaacagggtttattaccaccattggtgaccacaaaatatgtggtagaagatcagggtaacttctcgccacgttacgttag gtcgtctttgtattgcatacctgcaacagctgatttattaaaaacaacagctttgtccagtACACTtgccgtctcaccaatggcacgcacggctGATGGTGAATATGTAAATTTTGGTgtattgggtgcaattagatgtaatcgttgcaaggctcatatgcaacttgtagatgctggtcgtcgtttccaatgtctaatgtgtaaagtaacaacagatg tgccaactgcatatttccaacatttgggccacaccggacagcgtgtcgataaatatgaacgtcctgaacttgtattgggtacatga